The sequence CTAGAAGGTCTCTCTCTCGGCTCCCCCAGCCATGAGCGGgccccagcccccctgcccctGGGAAGGGCGGCACCATGCACACCTCAGACCGGGTAGATTCACGCTGGTCTTTTATTGGCTTTTCCATGGCAGCCTGGATACCTCAAGCTGCTCCCCCCTCCTCAGCCCTGCAGCACCTTCCTGGCTTCCACTCTGGGGACCTCACCGGGAGCGGCCAGCTGGGCACCGTCTTCTCCCAAGTCCCGTCCAACAACCGGGACCCCATGCTCGGGCTGCTTCCTTGAGACAAACCCGGGGTTCCCACGGCCTCCCCTTTGGTGCCGGGCTCCCTAGACAGGGGTGCGTTCCTGCATTGGGCACAGCCCAGCTCTCCCGGGGACTAGGCTCCAGCCCAGACCCCGGGCAGTGCCTCCCTGGCTCAGGCCCCTTCAGACCCTGCACAGCACAGTGCAGCACTGTGGCCTCCGACTTAAAGCTTGGTGTTGAGATGGAAGAAGTGGGGTGCCGCGTAGGTTGTGGCAGGAGGCACGTGCCATGCAGACGAGGCCGGGCAAAGTCTGTGGCGGAAGGCGCTGTCGAAGGACGCTGGGGGAAAGTGCATCAGACCCGTGGCCATGGGTGAGGGCGCTGTCGTGGTCAGGCAGTGGGCCGGAAAGGCAGGGATGACCAAGGGGCTGAAGGGGAGTGTGGCCTGGCCCTTTAAGTGGTCCGGGGTGCTGGCAAAGTTCAGCGGGCAACGCAGCATGCTGCCCCTATAGGCCTCAGGAAGGGCAGGCCCCAGGCTGGGGCCCAGCAGGCAGGATACAGCCAAGCCAGACCCCACGGATTTGGCCCCACACTCCTTGGCATCCATCTCCTTAAGAAAGGGAGACACGGCCCGCAGTTTTTTGCCACCAGGGGCAAACCCCTCTTCTTCCAGGCTACGCTTGTTGCTCAGGCTGGTGCTGctagggaaggcagagaggggagcagggctCTCAGCAGGTACCTTAGCCATGGGGGACACCCAGCAGGCTTTGGGCTTGGGGTAGGGGCTGCCCTTCCTAGAGCTGCCTTTCTGGAATGCGGATGGGCGGTTGGCGTCCCCGCCCCACACCAGCTGGGACTCCTTGACCGCCAGGCCCTCCTCTTTGCCAGGAGGCCCCAAGAGGACCCCATCTTTAAAACTGGGGAAGAAGTCCCGAGGGTGCTGGCTGACAGGCTTCAGCACCTCAGTGGGGTACGCATGGAAACAGCCAGTGAAGACGGGGGCTGGCAGGTGGGGACCTGCCGGAGCCTCCTCCCTGAGGCTGCCACCAGGGGCCTGTAATCCCTCCTGAGGGCTCAGCCGGTGCCTGGAGTTCTCAGCTGGCTTTCCTGGGCGCTGTGGGCTTTCCGAGAGGAGACCAGCTGCGGAGGCCTGGGGGTCCCTGTTAGGGCTGCCGGCCCCATGGCGACAGCCCTCCTCCTGGCACTGCAAGGCCTCTGCCTTGCTCACCTGGGCCAGGAGTTTCTTTTTGGCCAGTGGTGACATGATGCCATGTGTTCCTTTGCAGTAGAAGCTGGACAGGAGCCGCTTGTAGGCCTCAGGGCAGCCGCTGGCACCCGTGAATGGTAAAGAgggccccagggctgggcctggcTGTTCTGGGCCCTCCCTGGGGGGTTCCTGGCTAGGAAGCTGTGCCAGGTCAGGGGCGGCATCGGTTTTTGTCTTTCCAGGCACCATCTAGAAGGAGAAAAGGCCATGTCTCAGGGTTAGGTGTGAGGCCAAGTATCGTGACCTGGGGACCCCATGGCAGCTAGGGGCATACCCAAGAGCCTCTGTTCGCCCTTCCAGCACCTTTGTGAGAAGTTTCCCAAAGGTATTTTGTCCTCTGAACAGACAGAGCCTGATATCAGGACACAGGGCCTGGTGACCGAGGTGCAGACTGGAGTTCAGACCGGACATGGCCCCCCACAGATCTGCCTTCAGAGCAGGTTCTGGGTTTCCTGGGGAGGGAGCTCTGCAGCCATGGTGTGGGCAGGGATGGTGAGGCCCAGGGTCCGCTGGTGGCCCGAGGCAGGCTCAGAGCTTACCTGGTCCAACCGTTTCTCCTCCTTGGCCTTCTTCAGCTTCTCAGGGGCCCCGTCATCGCCCCGGGGCTCCTTGGCCATCTTGTACTGCTTCCTGGGCTTGGAAGGGGGCAGCGGCTTGTCGTCCTCCCCCTTCAGATGCCGCACATATGGGAGCACCAGCCTGAGAAGGACAGCGTGTCCACCAGGAGGCCGGCCCATGCCACACCGCCCCACTGTCTAGGCCCCCTGGCTTCCCCGCACCGTCAACACTCCTGCCCGCCCCTGGGGCCCATGCTCTTCCTCATCTGGGCTGGGATGAGCACAGCGCACACTGCTCAGGCGGTCCGTGGTGTGTCCACACCACACCCCACTCCTCGCCCTGCCGCAGCTGTGCCCCGCTCCATGGTGCCAGCCAAGGTCACCGCCGGGGTCTCCAGCCAGCCGTACCTCTCGTAGTGGCGGCGTGTGCACGTGGCCGCGCTCGTGCTGCCCGGGCTGCCCCCCAGCTCGTCGTACACGTTCTTCCAGAGGCGGCGGCCCGTCACCTGCAAGGGCACCACATGAGGCCACGACCGGCACACACTCCCCTGGCAGTGGGATGTCCTGGCAGCTCCAGACCCCCGCTTGGCAGGGATGGGGGCAAGGACTGCAGTTTTGCAGCTGCTTCTCCAGCAGCGGCGGTGGGGTGGTGGGGCTCCCCTGGCCGCTAGCCAGTTCTGCCCCCTAGGGCCCGCCATCTGACTGCCAGCCAAGCAGCTTTCCCGGcactgggggcggggtgggggggcggggggcgggtgggAGCTTGCACGAGGAAGACAGAACAGATGGGAAGACAGGAAAACTTGCTTTGAGCAGCAAAGTACCAAGACAAGGTAGGCCCTCTTCCCCACAGCATGCGGGACAGCTGCGGAAGGGGCAGGGTTTGGggccctgcctcttcctcctatCTGGCCGTGAGGACAGCTCTGTCCCCAGACCAGGCTCTTCCTCCTCGGGTCCCCACAGGGTCCAGGGGGGACAGGGTGCAGGATGCCACATGCTGAGGACTCAGAGGTACCCTCCTTACCATCTCATAGGCCCCCAGCTTCTCCACTGCTTTGTAGATTTTCCACAGGTTaactggagaagagagagggcagGGCCCCATCAGTCTCCATGGGAGGAAGGGGTAGCCAGCGGCCCATTCCCCTGGACCTGTCAGGTGGGCACAGAACCAGCACACGCCCAGACAGGGTCAATGCAATGGATGGCTGGCCAGGCCCTGAGTGCTGGGGGCCCGGTGTCCGGTGAGGACAGAAATCCGGCCCCACCCGCTGCAGCCCTGCTCCTGGAGGGGGGCGCCCTTTCTGTGTGCGACCCCTGTGGGCTGGCATCACCCGGGGCTGCCCAGAGTGGGGGTGCCTGCCCGACACCCTGCCTGGATGGGATCCCCTACCgggctccccctccctgcctgcaccCCAGGGACGCACTCTGCTTGAAGCCGAGATGGGGCACCCTCTCGATGGGCGTGTGTCGCTCCTTCATGAACTTGTAGAGGCTGACCAGGAAGgcctgctcctcctcccgctCCTGGTCCTCCTCCCGCTCCCCGCCTGCCTCGGGGGAGTCCTGGAAAGAACAGGAGGCATTGGGATGAGCCCCCAGTTGGTGGGTGGCTGGGGACAGGCGGAACCACCGgctgctggggaggaaggagtggTGTGGCCCCCAACCCAGGCTCCTGCAGGAGGAAGCAGCGGCTAGAGCGCCTGTTTCTAGCATCAGAAAGGTGCATCTGTCAGCTGTTAGTGCCCAGGACCCCGGGTCACAGTCCACAGGGGCCTGGCTCCAGAGACGGCCACAGGAGCAGCCCTGCAGCTTTTCCAGGCTCTCTAGGCACAGACCACTTCTCTGTCGTGCTCTAGATTTGATCTGTTTGCATCTCGGCTCCTCTaccagactgtgagctcctggTGGCAGGCTCCTGGGGACCCCTATGGTCAAAGCCAGAGGAATGAACTGCCTGGTGTTTTCTGGCACTGCAGGGTCCTGTGTCCACTGAGCCTTTGCTGTGGCGGCCTGCCTCTCTGAGCTGCTGGTCTGCTGGCGAAGCCCTGTCCTGGGTTCCTGACGGCCCTCTGTCAGGTGCACCAGACTTTCGGTTTCTGCTTCCAGAGGGACAATTTCTGCTGAGGCTTTTCACTTGTTGGTGGCTCAGGGCAGAAGGGTACGGTTGAGCTTGGGTTCGGGGCTTGGAGAACAGACAGCTCCCAGGTCCTGGATGGGGACGCCCCAAACACCAGAAGCAGGTAAATCATCTGGGCGGGAAACAGTCCAGAGAGCTGTGCGTGCCCAAGATACTCAAGCACCACGGCAGTGTTTCTGACCCCTGATAACAAACAGCTCACGAACTCACGCATCACCTAAGAAACTGTAACGTACTGGGGACCCCAAGGGCTGGTCTGGTGCAGGCCTCAGAAGGAAGGCCCTCTCGCGGCCACTCTTCCCGTGAATCCGCTCTTCCACGCAAGCTGTTGAGAGCTGTTACCGTGTCCAACTACTCTTCCATATGGACCAGGATTTTCACTCCAGACTGTGCCACCAGAGCAAACGGCCCGAAGGAGTGGGTGCTGAGGCCAGCGCTCCACAACGTCCCCCGCGGCTCCCTCTCAGACCACACTCACCAAAACAGCCTCAGTGGTCTCACTGAGTGACTTTGATCTCCACGCTGTGAACTTGGAGGAGGCATGGGTGTACATGTGGTTTGTCCTAAAACAGTGCTTTTATCTGCTTTATTCATCAGGGTTCTGGGCACATCACTTGCTAAGAGGGTTCTGCCAGGACAACTAAGTGAAACCCCTGCCACAGGTGACAGGCGGGTCCAGTGtccctggctcccagctcccacaGCTCCTGATGGAGGCTGGAAACCGCAGGGCTGGGCCCTGCTCCTGGCTCTGCCGGCTGAAGGGTTGGGAATACAACCTCCTGAGAGCCTGGGGAGTCCCCAGGTTCACCTGGGAGGCTGTgcacaggggagggagagggcagggaagagacTCCCCAGGGGTCACCCCCCCAACTCACCTCCAGATGGACGGGGCTCTGGCTCCTGCTCTGCTCACCATGGGGTTGAGGGGACACAGATGGGTCAAGGGATTCACCCTCCTCtgactgtttctttttccctttgataGGAGGTGCTGCAAGGAgacaagcagagggggagggggagagagcactTGAGGCAGAGGCTGAAGAGCAGGCAGTGAGGAGCGGTCCTCCAGGAGAGACGGCAggtcctcccacccccaccgaACTCGGCAGGTGGGAAGCCATGTGTCCTCTGCCCCCCGGGCCCTGACTGCACGCAGGCTGGCTCTCCGCACGCACCTACGGGGTCACCCTGGTGGCCCACGttgctctccctcctctctgcaggGCTTACCCCCAACTGGGCCCCACGCCTGTGGCTGTTCCCTCCTCTGTTCCAGCCAGCCCCCCATACCTTTGAAGGAAAGACCCCGGAGGCAAGTCAGAGGAGGGTAAGGTTGGGGCTGCGGCACTCAGGGAAATCCTGTCTCAAAAGCTGCCCCACATTCAGGCAGAGTTTCCACAGCCCCTTGGGCGAACTGGGAAGTTGCTGAGGCTCCCACATTCGGGAGTCCAGAAGCACCACAGCGGGTGCTGGATCCTCCAGGAGGAATCAGAAGACTAGAAGCTCCTGCTTATGAAACATCGGACCTTTTCACACACACCTGCAGAGTCCTAAGTGCCCCTAATTAGGACACTTGCTCCTCTCACCTGCAAGGGTCTGGTAACCCTCCAGGTCTCACCCAACAAGCCACTTCCTCTGGGCAGCCTTCCTCAGCCCCCAGCCAGGCACAGCGCTCCTGCTTCTCGTGACCCTTGTGGCGATTTGCAGCCACCGGGACCCACTGCCCACCACATGTCAGACTTTCTGAAGGTTCAGTGAGCACCCCTCACCCCGCACAGTGGGTGCCAGGTTTCACGGAGCGGGTGCGAGTCTCATAACAACTTGCACCGGGGTGGGGCTGGATGTTACTAAGGGCAGCCATGAGCTGATAGCTGCAGAAACTTCCAGAAAACCCTGGAATGCTGGAACCGGCCTCAGGCCCGCTGACAGGCCACAGGGCACCTGCACTTAGGAgcccagaaaggaaaggaaagccctttctttccttctaactGCCTTTCCTTTTTGTTAGCCTAGTGTGAGCTGTCCCATTCTCTGGGTTTGCTCCGACTCAGGAAATCCCTCCTGCTGGGCACCTGTGACAGTCCCCTCTGGTCCTAGAGAGAGAATCTCCTAACAATAAACCCAGACCCGTGTGACCCACGTGGCCAGAACAGACGGGTGACACTTCACTCATGCCGTGTCGATCCCTGGCTCTTGCACGTCTATTCTCTTCTTCTGAAGCCAGAGAGGCCAAGTTGCCTGGCTCCCGAGGAGACCCGGGCTCAAAACGAGGTCTCTCTGAGCACCAAGCCAAGTGGCCTGGCCACCACTGTGGCTGCTGTCGTTACCACCAGGATCTGCGGAGCCTTGATGAAGAGTCCGAATAAGCCTGGGGGAGAAACCCACGCCAAGGCTTGTCAAAAAGAAAGACCATCGGCCTTCCTCTCAGGCTGGCTTCTGATCAATCGAGACATGATCAATATCCCAAAATAACAGGGTGTTAACAACTgaaccccctccacccccgcccagcAGGCTGATCCCTTTCCTACTGCGTTCTTGGGTGACTGTGCCTCAGTCTtcccttctgtgaaatgggagagaATACCTTGAGTCCTTTGCTCACTGTCCTCCAATTGGTGAAGTCTCCCGTGTCAGTGGCGGATCGGCTTCCACCagctcttctccctgctcccccaccccctctgcctgttttcacagcctctctgccttctttcttgcTGGTCCAGCTTCTCGGCATCAAAGGACTCTCTCCATCCTGAGTCCCTCCCTGTGGTGTTACTGCGGCTTCTCCCTGGAGCCTGCCTGCACACTTGCTCCGGACCCCTGGCAAGTCGCTGCCCTCAACCACCGAAGACTAAGGTGGTAGGACCAGGGCCCATTAGAATCACGAGGGAGCGCTTTGAGACTCTGATGAATGTGTTCCCCTACTCCCCCGCCCCAGTCTGATTTAAGGTTCTGCGAGGAGCATCAGAGTTTAAGGCTCCCTGAGGATCTCAAAGGGCGAACCTGTTTGAGAGCCACGGGGCCCAAGGACCTCTGTCCCTTCTGCCTGGTTCAAGTTGGTGAGCTCTGGCTGGGCCACACTGAGGGAAACCTCCTGGAGTCAGGCACTCGGGTTACCTGGAAAGGAGGTCACCAATCTGAGCTGTTTAACCCCAGACAGGAAAGGACCAGAGCTCTTGCCTAGAGCCACAAAGGGAAATGCTCTCTTTATCTTTGTGTCCAGCTGAGTCCCCAAATGAACTCAGCCTCCCTTCTCTCCCAACCAGGCTAGCTAGCAATGCTCTCTACCCTGGCAGGGCCTTCTGGGCCTCCACCTGCATAGCCTTAGCTGAGGGAGTGCCCCCTCTTTCTCTGGGAAGCCCTCTGTCCTGTGCCTGGCTCCCCTATACCCTCCTTACCCCAGTCATGTGTAGACCAGGGTTCCTGCTAATCTTCATTTGGAAAAGGGGTCTGCTAGGAAAACTAAGTCTGAGACCCCTGCCACAAGTGACAGACGGGTCCCCCGTCTACctgccaggctcccagctcccccaccgtccagggctgggctgctctcccagctctgcaggggaaggaaggggcttGGGGACCAGAAATCCTAGGTTCCCAGCCACATCCAGCCTGCAGAAGCAGGAGAGTCCCATTTGCTCCTGAATGACTGCTGCTGCCAGGAACCACTGAGTTCCTGTCCCTCTCTCACCACAAAGCCTCAGATGCCCCATTGTAAAGGGATGGATCCACTCTGCAAGAAGAAAACCTCTGCTTGCCAAAGAACTGCCATTCAGACATGGCTTTTTCCATCCAGGAAGCAATAATGACAATAATGGTGATTATTATTTCATGTTTACTTTGAACACATCTGGGATCTATAAGGTGTGAGATCGGGATCTAATCCTATTTCCCCCCAACGGTTAGGTGGTCCCAATACAGACCGAGTGATGCCCTTCCCTTAGCGATCTGAAATGCTACTCTCCCCGTAACCTAAAGGCTGAGAAGGAACACATCTGAAACTGTTTCTGgacttctctgttctgtttcatttactgTGGCATGCCAACACTGGTGCACacttttttaattgtaaaacaGCTTACTATCCAGAGGGCAAGTCCCCCACCATTagtctttttaaatcattttttttctgaaattcaggaTAGTTTTATCACAttcctttaagaaagaaaacaaaccactgGGGTTTTGGTTGAATTGCACTTAAATTTAGCAATCACTTTGAACAGAAGTAACACCTTTCCGATGTGGCATCTTTGGGACCGCAGGTCTCCCAGATTCAGGATTCCCCCTGCTGTCCTCAGATATTCCTGCTTAAAGGCCCTGTGTTTCCCATTAAGCTTATTCCTCAGGTTTTGGGCAGCTAGATAATAGCGTGAGAAAAGCTTTGGTAACCTACAGTAGAACTTCGCTCTACAGCCACCGCTGTTCCCTCCTGTCACTGCTGGAAAGAGGACGGGGGCTGCTGGTTGGGCCAGGATAGGAGCCCCTGGCCCCTGGTGACCCAGTGCCTCACTGGGCAGTGAGTAGGGGTGGCCCAGTGCTGGGCAGGGGGATTGCCCAAGGCCCTTCTGGCATTGGGAACCTGATTTCTGTTTAACTCCATTGCTTGTGTTGAAGTCAAGCTTAACCCCCAGGTCtgagtgctcgcttcagcagcacatataatAAAACTCCCAGGTCCGAAAGTCACAGCAGCGAAGAGGTTGGTTTAAGTCACTAAGTCCAAGGAGACTGCTTCCTGAAGGCTGCTAGTTCTCGAGGGATTCCCTACTTCTCTCTCCGCACTATATACACTCCACCAACTCCAACCAGTGCTCCTGGTGGGCCCTGGACTAGGCATTTTGGGACATTGCTTCACTGACTCTAGCCACCCAATGGATACTATCTCCCCTTTTTACAGATACAACACAGAAGGATCCCCGAGGTTCAATAACTCGCCTGAGGTCATGCAGCTTCCTGGTGACAAAGCTGGGATTCAGAACCAGAGCAATCTGTCCCAGGGCTCCCAACCCTATGATCTAGGGTTTTTAACAGAAGCAGGGGGTCCCCAATCTCCCGTCTCACCACTCCTGCTAATCTGCTGTAAAGAGTCTGCCTCGACTGACAAGCTAAAATCAGGCAGGAGCGGGAAAGGAGCGAGGGGGACTCTGACTCCAGAGAGGGGCTCCTTCCACCAAGTCAGCCTCTGCTTCAGGGCTGCCACTCCCCCGGCCGCACCGTGGGTGTGCCAGACCCCCATGCATCTGATGTTCTAAACAGAACAAAGTGGGAAACAAGGCTTCCCACACAAACAACAGCCAAGTGTGTGCTTGTGTACACAGACCTCCCCCCTGTGTGTACACACCCCCCACGGGGAGATCGGAGGTCTGCGTGTCCTGCTCACTCCCCTCTGTGTGTCACTGTCCAGAGCActgtggggctgggagcaggtgcTCCGTAAACAGCCGCAGGGGAGCAGTATGAGCTACTTGATCTCAGATGCTCCTGGTGTAGAGAGGGGCTTGGGCTAGGACTAGTTCAAGGCCATAGAGTCTGTCAGAGACCTAGTGCCAGACCCCACTACCTACCATCtatatctcctctctctctcatcctccccactttcctcctcccccttcatatctctctctctctctctctctctctctctcgcctctctctctctctctctctctctcagcctgccctgccccgccccatTCACCCTTGGTGTAATGGGAAGGAAGCAACACTTCCTTTCATGAAAAGTCACCCACTGGGAGCACTGCGTCAATTACGACAATAATGGTAACAGGCGTCTCAATAACAACCAGCAGAAACCGCCCCACCTCGCCCGAGGTTGTTGGCTTAAGTTTCTCTTAGTTTGAGCTGGAGCTAAAACAAAGACAGCCTTTGAGGCAGCCCGTCCACTCCATGGCCCAGAAGCCGGCTGCCTGGCGGAGTCTCGGTGCGGAGCTCTCACCAGTGGGCAGTGTTGGGAGGGAGGAGCAGCCAAGGGCTGTGCTCCAGCCAGCACTGAGGATAGCTGAGCTGGACACAGGACCCCTGAAGGCACAGGGTACAGCTTCTGCCCGGCTCTGCCTCAGTGTTTCCCCCTGCCTGGGGGAAACAGGGTTTGAGAGCAGAGGGGCCAAGATGATAGTCTtgagagaaatacagaaagataGGGGACATGAGGGCTCCAAATATAAGACTACCAACTCCTGACCCCACTGGAACGCCTGTCCCCCTTTTGCCAGCTCTGGTATGTCCTTAAAGACCCTATTCGGGACTAGGCTGACTCCTCACTGTCGCGCCTCTCCAGGCCTGGGAAGTAGCTGATAATAGTAACAGTTCCTCCTAAGGATGGTTTCCTATGTCCTCATGAACTATATTTCGTGTTCCCATTCCACCTATGGAGAAACCAGGCTCTGTGGCTTGTCCAAGACATGGCCCAAGTGTAGAGACAGGGCCAGGATGGCAGGAAGGCTGCCTAACTCCTGCCTGGGGCACTCCCTGGCCTATTGcttttccaccccccaccccccactcagaGACCCCAGGGGCCTAACAGGGGGTGTGGGCAGTACCTGGTCAGTTTACCACCATGTAACAAGAAGgcaa comes from Mustela nigripes isolate SB6536 chromosome 7, MUSNIG.SB6536, whole genome shotgun sequence and encodes:
- the ARID5A gene encoding AT-rich interactive domain-containing protein 5A isoform X1 encodes the protein MAPPIKGKKKQSEEGESLDPSVSPQPHGEQSRSQSPVHLEVTGRRLWKNVYDELGGSPGSTSAATCTRRHYERLVLPYVRHLKGEDDKPLPPSKPRKQYKMAKEPRGDDGAPEKLKKAKEEKRLDQMVPGKTKTDAAPDLAQLPSQEPPREGPEQPGPALGPSLPFTGASGCPEAYKRLLSSFYCKGTHGIMSPLAKKKLLAQVSKAEALQCQEEGCRHGAGSPNRDPQASAAGLLSESPQRPGKPAENSRHRLSPQEGLQAPGGSLREEAPAGPHLPAPVFTGCFHAYPTEVLKPVSQHPRDFFPSFKDGVLLGPPGKEEGLAVKESQLVWGGDANRPSAFQKGSSRKGSPYPKPKACWVSPMAKVPAESPAPLSAFPSSTSLSNKRSLEEEGFAPGGKKLRAVSPFLKEMDAKECGAKSVGSGLAVSCLLGPSLGPALPEAYRGSMLRCPLNFASTPDHLKGQATLPFSPLVIPAFPAHCLTTTAPSPMATGLMHFPPASFDSAFRHRLCPASSAWHVPPATTYAAPHFFHLNTKL
- the ARID5A gene encoding AT-rich interactive domain-containing protein 5A isoform X2, with translation MVTGRRLWKNVYDELGGSPGSTSAATCTRRHYERLVLPYVRHLKGEDDKPLPPSKPRKQYKMAKEPRGDDGAPEKLKKAKEEKRLDQMVPGKTKTDAAPDLAQLPSQEPPREGPEQPGPALGPSLPFTGASGCPEAYKRLLSSFYCKGTHGIMSPLAKKKLLAQVSKAEALQCQEEGCRHGAGSPNRDPQASAAGLLSESPQRPGKPAENSRHRLSPQEGLQAPGGSLREEAPAGPHLPAPVFTGCFHAYPTEVLKPVSQHPRDFFPSFKDGVLLGPPGKEEGLAVKESQLVWGGDANRPSAFQKGSSRKGSPYPKPKACWVSPMAKVPAESPAPLSAFPSSTSLSNKRSLEEEGFAPGGKKLRAVSPFLKEMDAKECGAKSVGSGLAVSCLLGPSLGPALPEAYRGSMLRCPLNFASTPDHLKGQATLPFSPLVIPAFPAHCLTTTAPSPMATGLMHFPPASFDSAFRHRLCPASSAWHVPPATTYAAPHFFHLNTKL
- the ARID5A gene encoding AT-rich interactive domain-containing protein 5A isoform X3 codes for the protein MAPPIKGKKKQSEEGESLDPSVSPQPHGEQSRSQSPVHLEDSPEAGGEREEDQEREEEQAFLVSLYKFMKERHTPIERVPHLGFKQINLWKIYKAVEKLGAYEMVTGRRLWKNVYDELGGSPGSTSAATCTRRHYERLVLPYVRHLKGEDDKPLPPSKPRKQYKMAKEPRGDDGAPEKLKKAKEEKRLDQMVPGKTKTDAAPDLAQLPSQEPPREGPEQPGPALGPSLPFTGASGCPEAYKRLLSSFYCKGTHGIMSPLAKKKLLAQVSKAEALQCQEEGCRHGAGSPNRDPQASAAGLLSESPQRPGKPAENSRHRLSPQEGLQAPGGSLREEAPAGPHLPAPVFTGCFHAYPTEVLKPVSQHPRDFFPSFKDGVLLGPPGKEEGLAVKESQLVWGGDANRPSAFQKGSSRKGSPYPKPKACWVSPMAKVPAESPAPLSAFPSSTSLSNKRSLEEEGFAPGGKKLRAVSPFLKEMDAKECGAKSVGSGLAVSCLLGPSLGPALPEAYRGSMLRCPLNFASTPDHLKGQATLPFSPLVIPAFPAHCLTTTAPSPMATGLMHFPPASFDSAFRHRLCPASSAWHVPPATTYAAPHFFHLNTKL